A portion of the Coturnix japonica isolate 7356 chromosome 4, Coturnix japonica 2.1, whole genome shotgun sequence genome contains these proteins:
- the C1GALT1C1 gene encoding C1GALT1-specific chaperone 1, producing MLSESSSFMKGVLLGGVFCVVVTLLGHVKIGHGSRAQHHEHHHIQAPNKEEVLNLSEDERLELSQSIRVYCIVLVKPKDIGHWAAVKDTWSKHCDKAEFYSSENVKVFNAVVLNTSDMWTMMRKAYKITYERYKEEFNWFFLAYPTTFAIIENLKYFLLKKDPAQPFYIGHTMKSGDLEYVDGEGGIVLSIESLRRLSRVFEDSDKCPEQGGMIWKLSEDKQLAVCLKYTGVIAENAEDSEGKDVFNTKSVNALIKEAMASRPEQVVDGCCSDMAITFNGLSPNHMHVMMYGVYRLRPYGHTYSDALVFLPPAGSDND from the coding sequence ATGCTTTCCGAAAGCAGTTCTTTCATGAAGGGcgtgctgctgggaggagtATTCTGCGTAGTGGTCACGCTTCTTGGACACGTTAAGATCGGCCATGGGAGCAGAGCGCAGCATCACGAGCACCATCACATTCAGGCTCCAAACAAAGAAGAGGTGTTGAATCTTTCGGAAGATGAACGGCTGGAGCTCAGCCAGAGCATCCGCGTTTATTGCATTGTCCTGGTCAAACCCAAAGACATCGGGCACTGGGCTGCGGTGAAAGACACCTGGAGCAAGCACTGCGACAAGGCAGAGTTCTACAGCTCTGAGAATGTTAAAGTGTTCAATGCTGTAGTGCTCAACACGAGTGATATGTGGACAATGATGAGAAAAGCTTACAAAATAACCTATGAACGTTATAAGGAAGAATTCAACTGGTTCTTCCTCGCCTATCCCACAACGTTTGCTATTATTGAAAATCTCAAGTATTTCTTACTGAAGAAAGACCCTGCGCAGCCTTTTTATATAGGCCACACTATGAAATCTGGTGACCTAGAGTACGTAGATGGTGAGGGAGGAATCGTTTTGAGCATTGAATCATTAAGACGACTCTCACGTGTTTTTGAAGACTCTGACAAATGTCCGGAGCAAGGCGGTATGATCTGGAAGCTTTCTGAGGATAAACAACTAGCAGTGTGCCTGAAGTACACCGGAGTGATTGCTGAAAACGCAGAGGACTCCGAAGGAAAGGATGTTTTTAACACCAAATCGGTCAACGCTCTCATTAAAGAGGCAATGGCCAGTCGGCCTGAGCAGGTGGTGGACGGCTGCTGCTCAGATATGGCCATCACTTTCAATGGACTGTCTCCCAACCACATGCACGTGATGATGTACGGCGTTTACAGGCTGCGGCCATACGGCCACACTTACAGCGATGCACTCGTCTTCTTACCCCCTGCAGGTTCAGACAATGACTGA